Sequence from the Peromyscus maniculatus bairdii isolate BWxNUB_F1_BW_parent chromosome 11, HU_Pman_BW_mat_3.1, whole genome shotgun sequence genome:
tgccaagccaagaatgcctctctctcttctctctctctctctctctctctctctctctctctctctctctgtctgtctttctctcgaCCAGAATGTGGAACACTcatctacttctccagtaccatgcctgcatGCTTACCACCACGCTCCCTGAcgtgatgataatagactaacctctgaaactgtatgcagGCAcacaattcaatgctttcttttataagaaatgCCTTGGTCACGGTATTTCTTcctagcaatagaacagtgacgaAGGCAATAACCAAAACAGAAGATAAAATTACTGTTGACTTTAGAGTTTAATGGTTGTTGTCTTTTGTGCCATGAAACTCTTTATTGTTCTGGAAAAGCATCTGAAAGGCTCTGTGCCACCTTCTTTGTCCCCTTACGGGTGCCCCACCTGTACCCTTATGAACATGCCCAGCCACTTGCCAGTGATGATACACTGGCCCTCAACTTTATGTGTGAAGATTTGGACTGTGTGGTGGTGAAAGTCTCTTCCTGGACCATATTCTATAAACACAGAATCTCTTCCCTGATATTTCAAAGTTTCTGTCCTTAAGCAAAACTTAGGAAAACCAACTCTACAGCAATAGCTATGAAACATCACCCGAATAAGAATAGTCTGGTTTAAGATGACTCCAGATCACCTTCCAGGCATCTTTCATTCTTAGCTCCTTTTGACCTTCTACTCAGAGAGAAAGGGTTCTCTGCCCACTGTGTTCTATGGTCAGCTGACACTAAGCACTATTTCCAGTGTGTCCTGGCTTGCTTTTACCATGGAGGGCAAACCTGACATGAACACATCACCCTGGCCCATCTGGATACAACCGATTTGTCTTTGAATTAAGTATCTtctccctttaatcccagtacttggaaggaagaagtaggtggatttctatgagtgcCACACTAGCCTAGGcttcatagtaagttccaggccatccaggatTACATACTGAAAactgagatagatagataaatagatagatagatagatagatagatagatagatagatagatagatagatggaataATAATGACCCCCCATAGATTCATATATTTCAATTTCAGAAGAGGAGAATATACGTAAGTAGCCTaaagaccattcttgtgatatgtGACATattggtaaagaatgtggcttctttcttcctttgtccaAAAAATctgctaaattgaagagtttttaatTAACGGGGTTGGCAGAGATTTTAAGGCAGCCTAGTGTTGactgtgtcatgtggttattagttaCCAcacttatgcagatctataatgaaaaggagcaagctgagcaaggaaaaatacaaaatgtacagtttgaagagaaaaagagcacctgTAAGTGTAATGGAGCTGAGTCCAGGGCTCAAGGAAATTGAAAGTTTAGAGAAAAGCCTGATGccaaatggaataaagggagtgggaacctcagggcaagaccccaccagCTAAGCTTTCGacttatgaaaaggaattaaagcaaTGTTTAAGCAGcgaaggaaaccatcaacaacCGAAAGgcaatgaaaatgtatttgaacagGGGGGCCATGTTAGAATTAGAGCTAGAGCCCCAGCAAACAGAAGAACTTaacagcttcagccatgtggttctggctttagagtcaaggatacaagaaaggtgTTGGCGCGGCCCAGgccgtgtgcgcgcgcgtgcgcaccaGGAGCTCCCGCGCAGGCACCGCCGCGGACGCCCCGGGGTCCTCGCGCGCCGGAAGTGCTGGTGCTCGGCCTTTTCCGTCTGCGCTGGaggcggcgggcgggcggcgtGCTCCGGTCGCTCGGAGCTTAACCGCTGCTTGGCGGGCCTCGGCGGCCCGGCGCACGCCCCAGCCGAGCGAAGATGGTGGGCCGGAACAGTGCCATCGCCGCGGGCGTGTGCGGTGCCCTCTTCATCGGGTACTGCATCTACTTTGACCGCAAAAGGCGGAGTGACCCCAACTTCAAGAACAGGCTTCGAGAacgaagaaagaaacagaagcttGCTAAGGAGAGAGCTGGGCTTTCCAAGTTACCTGACTTAAAAGATGCTGAAGCTGTTCAGAAATTCTTCCTTGAAGAGATACAGCTTGGTGAAGAGTTATTAGCACAAGGTGAATACGAGAAGGGTGTGGACCACCTGACAAATGCAATCGCTGTGTGTGGACAGCCTCAGCAGCTGCTGCAAGTGTTACAGCAAACTCTTCCACCACCAGTGTTCCAGATGCTTCTGACCAAGCTTCCCACCATTAGTCAGAGAATTGTAAGTGCTCAGAGCTTGGCTGAAGATGATGTGGAGTGAGCCAGATATCAACACGATAAAATCTCAGTTAAAAATGATTTAACCATTAGCTTGGAAGCTGATCGGCTCTGGGGAATAAGGGCAAATATGCTTGTCATGAACTGTCCTACACTGAAGTCTACCAAAGTGAATGTGTACTTTGAGTAGATCCATTGtctgttctatttattttttccagtgaAAAGTATTTTGATAgaacttttcattttataaatacacTGAGTTAACCAAAATATCATGGATTTCGTTTATTCTTAAGACATGCAATTCAAATGTAAATACAGTAGAGTCTTAGGTAAAAACTCACAGtgatgaattttaaaacattggaAGAGACTACGGAGGATAGTTGAATAATGCCCATTTTTTAAAGGCTCTAGTACATTTTACTGTAAGTCATCAAATTGGATAGAAACTTGTGTTTGTGAAAACTGAGCATTAAAATCTTGCAGAGactgtttctttctgtttacttttggACATGTGAAGTGTGCTGTTGTGTTGTTAGCGATCCCGGTCCCTCCCCGTGTTTCCTAAAAGCTTCAGTCTGCATCAGTGGCTTAATGTCCTCTGTGGACTAACCCCTAGTATTTCAAGCACCTGGCCGAGGAAAGCACCAGGATTAGACCTGGGTGAGCCTCGCCTGCTGTCTGCTCACTCTGCTCTTTCTAGACTGAGAGATCCAGCCTGCTCTTCTCTTGGGTGGCTCTGTTCAGCGTGGAGTTTAATTGGTTCTGTTGAGAGTCTTTAGGTCTGTCTCCAGCTGATGGCTGATGATTATTTCAGAACAACCAGGCATTGCACTTGTTTATATTCTGAATTTGCATGTTTATCTGACTTAGTATTTCTCAATTAAACctctaagtgaaataaaaaaaaaaaaaaaaaaaaaaaaaaaagaaaggtgttgTTGGAATTTCCCTCCACGACTAAAGAAAGCCTCTGAAGccaggtgtgtgtcaggggtgtgtGTCCCGACATGGAGGttcagagaggccattgtgtgaaggtGAAGCTGGATTTCAGTGGAGGCcgcaagatgttggagatgccagagtcgtgGGCTACCTGCCAAGAAGAGCTGTAATGGTATGGAAAGATCCCAAGAGAGAAAAGACGTGTGTGGCAGtccacaaagctgaaaggagttggagatctgaagaatgctttgacatcagacatggagatgctgaGTTTGGAAATTTCCctgctggtttttggttttgttttgatctgtttttcctctcttttggaatggtaatgcatatccTGTATCATTGTATGTTGGAATTATGCATtctgcttttctattttaattttacagagggtggcagttaagagattgccttgagtctcagaagagactttgaactttggacttttttcttttctccttcttctttttttttttttttgtttgtttgttttttgtttgtttgtttgtttttttgttttgttttgtttttttttttttcaagacagggtttctctgtgtatccctggatgttctgaaactcactttgtagaccagcctcaagctcagagatcttcctgtctctgtctcccaagtgctggaattaaaagagtgcaccaccagcagcagcagctgaacttcgaacttttaaagtgttgagAGTATTATACACAATAgaaacttttgaagttggactgaatgcatttttgcattgaGATGGCTACAAGCCTGTGGGGACCGGGGAgtagaatgtgatggtttgaataagaatggcctccataggttcatatgtttgcatgattagggaatggcactatatgaaaggattaggaagtctgtcaccttgaggtttcaaaagcccaaactaGCCTCAGTGACTTTCTTCCTGCTACCTCCAGATCCGGAAgtacaactctcagctccttctccaccacgtgcctgcctgcatgccaccatgcttcccaccatgataataatggactaaacctctgaaactatatgcaagctccaatgaaatgttttcctttgtaagagttgctgtggtcatggtgtgtcttcacagcaatagaacactgactacgACATATgataataaatacatagatatcTCCTGCCTCTGGAAATACGTCTGTGTGAATTCTACTCTAGTTTGGTGTTTTACTTATAAAAGGTCACAGGCTGACCACCTATGGACTTTATTTGGTCAATAGAGATATCAGTGTCAAAAACTGCCCCCAGAAACACCTGATGCTACCACTCCAATGTAGCCAGAATAAAGAGTAACAGCAACACCGTTGACAGAGTTGCATGTGACATGGACAGGACTTAATTAGCTGCATAACCAAAAATGACCTTCAGCTTCTTCttatcctgcctgtacctcccaagtgccgagaTTTCAGCTATGGGGCACCAAACCCAACTGAGATTCTGGAGTATCAGCTATCCATATTGTTGGAATTGCTGGCCACTCCCCTAGCTACATGAACGCACATGTGCTGTTCAGATGCTTAGTCATTCCAGGGCTTTACCTCCGACATAATCCGTGTGCTGTGTGGTCGCTTAAATTTGCGCATAGCGTAGTCACGCAATCTATGCTCTTGCTGGCATAGCTccgtaagcccatatgcgcatgtgcaggggaatcgaCAAAAAGTGATCACagacccctcccccttcttcttctccctgccaccctcacccTGCACAAGTCTTCCAGGGGCCTGATCACATTCTTTCCTGTTCCTCCCTTcttttaataaaactctgatagtgggttttgtcGTGGCTTTTCTTGCACGGTAACAGCGCCACTTAATAACATTGCACTGAACATAAAACCCACACGTATTCCTCAGATTAACACCAAAAGTTCTATGTCCCAAACCAGGATGGATGGTCATCCTAAATACAAATACGGACCAATgattttctcttgtgttttttacattcatttgtttgttctggTGTATGTGTGCGTAGATGGTGTGCGTTGGGAAGATCAGAGAACTGCTTTTCCAAACCGGTTTTTTCCTTCTAACTTTGCGGGTCACAGGGACCaatctcaggttgtcaggcttggcagcaagcaccttatcCCCTCCACCTGGTCCCAAAAACCTAGCCAACTCCCcggggctagtgaagtcatggatcttggaggagaatcttCAGTTCCCACTCTACAAAACCAACAGCATCCCTAACCATATTTCAAACACGTGTCCTTATACCTAGAGGTAAGGATAGtcatcttccctccttcccccccagCCCTGACGCCCCATCAAGGAATTTCTTTTTGTAACAGATGGGAGCCATTACAGACTactcaaccaatcaaaatgcagagctgtggaacccagtcccaatggatacaccTACAATAACTCACATACTTTAGTCTCAGGGATCATTTCAGAGGAGTgagtagaaagactgtaagaaccagaggatcagggagtttactAGGAGATTGTGTCTCCAAGGAAAGTCAGAAGCTCCACCCAGAAAGTCTCATGAACATGACTGcctaagcatgagctgaacaagcacaaaaccaatagacatgctaacatagaCAGGGAAAGCCCACAGTCCtcagtcctacacaaagaactataggtaacTAAGAAATCCTGGGAGCAGGAGAAAACATGTTCCCCAGgcaagagcacaccaattgattgCCAAGGTCAaacagccctaaaaacatacataaaagtaacgttatacagactgagaaggcgCTTACTTACATACTTGGGAATTTATACATAgttataaacacatgtacatatacatgcacatatacacacctatATTGCATTCCTTAAAAGGAACTGAATTGCTGTCATTCCCCTCCCGAGATAAAAATCAGATAACCTTATCTTGGCCACCAGGGAATTCTTTAGTTCCAGGCTCTCTAATTAATTTCTAAACTTCGTTAATCTTGGAGTCATTAAGGTTCTAGGCAAACATACAGTATCTATGGCTATTAACCAATTTTAGTATTCTttcacatggatttttttttttttcttctgagacaggatgtctctgtataacctggctgtcctggaactctctatgtagaccaggctggtctcaaccttacagagatccacctggccctgtctcccaggtgctgagattaaaggcgtgtgccactaccacccagcacatggaaatatttataaaatgcttGTCCCTTACTTTACTGTTTTTGTGAATGTTTACATTCTTACCTTTAGCAAAGAGTTATTCCCCATCCATAAATCCTGAAAAACACAATCAATCTAGAGGAAATTATGATTCTTAGCACTGTgctctccaccccacccaccatgtttatgtgtgtttgtttgaagaTCTTGGGCAGACACTGTGTCTTGGTGGTGGGCGCTGTGTCTCAGTGGTGGGCGCTGTGTCTCGGTGGTGGGCGCTGTGTCTCAGTGGTGGGCGCTGTGTCTCGGTGGTGGGCGCTGTGTCTCAGTGGTGGGTGCTGTGTCTCAGTGGTGAGTGCTGTGTCTCAGTGGTGGGTGCTGTgtctcagtgatggaatgtgTGTGCAGCAAAGCCCTGGAACCAATAACCAgcacctcaaaataaaataaataaataaatattactacCAAAGATCCCCGTGCctttggtttccattctgaagtcccAGTGTCACATAAAATAGAACAGGGGTTCTGGCCCACTGTCTTTTTCTCAGCAAACAGCACTTGACAGGCCCTGGAGTGAATGCATGAATAACATTAACGGAGTAAACAAATGCCTAAGTGAGTAACCAGTGGTGCAGAAGGCATATGCTTCAGAGCtggggaggacagaggtcaaacacccccccacccaccacccactccccccaccccgctctccagccccagccctgctCTTGCCTATCCAGGCATTCTCTCTCAACAAGCTGCTTCTCTGAACCTCACTgaatgctctctctgcctcacaggGAAGCTGCAGGGCTGAG
This genomic interval carries:
- the LOC143267804 gene encoding mitochondrial import receptor subunit TOM20 homolog, giving the protein MVGRNSAIAAGVCGALFIGYCIYFDRKRRSDPNFKNRLRERRKKQKLAKERAGLSKLPDLKDAEAVQKFFLEEIQLGEELLAQGEYEKGVDHLTNAIAVCGQPQQLLQVLQQTLPPPVFQMLLTKLPTISQRIVSAQSLAEDDVE